From the Pseudodesulfovibrio indicus genome, the window CCACGGGTTCCTGTGGATCCGCGAGGACATGGTCTGCAGCTTCTCCAACGGCCGGTTCCATTCCGGCAACCTGCTGGCCAACCTGGTCCAGTTCGAGGAGCAGCTGCTGGAGACGGACATGACCATGCAGAAGCAGAACGACCTGTTCAAGATCGTGACCAAGATCGTCAACCGGGTGCGCGACCGCAAGCACGGCTGCACGTTGGTGGTGGACATGGGCCGCGAATCATTGGAGATGTCCGGCCAGCATTTCGTGGAGCCCCCGGACCTGCGGGACAGCAGCCAGCTCAAGCTCGCCTGCTCCCTGGCCAAGCTGGACGGGGCGCTGCACATCGGCCGCGACCTGCGGTTGCACGGCTTCGGCTGCCTCATGGACGGGCGCAGCGTGCCGGGCGAGAACCGGGCCAGGGGCGCGCGCTTCAACTCCGCCCTGCGCTTCACCGCCGAGCACGACGACCTGGTGGTCGTGGTGGTCTCCGCCGACCGGCCCGTCTCGATCATCAAGAACGGCGTGGAGCTGACCGCCCTTTGCCACTTCCAGCAGATCTGCGGCCTGCGCCGCCCGCCGCTGCTGGCCGAGTGGCTCATGAACTAGGGCGCTCCCGGCACATGCGCACCGACTGGCTCACCGACCCGCTGTTCCTGGCCCTGGCCCTGCCCGCCCTGGCCGCGTCCGGCCTGCTGGTCCAGATGGTCCTCTCCCTGTTCCGCTGCTGCGCGGCCTTCAAGCTTAGGGGCCGCGCGGTGCAGCTCAAGTGGTGGATGATCCCCGCCACCTCGGCCCTCTGCGGCCTGCTCTGGCTCCTCGCCGCCCTCTCCGTGGTCTACACTTCCTGACGGTTGCACCTGTTGGTAATCATTATGATTCTCGATGTAACACAAACGTCGTGCTCATTTAACGCGACCGTTACTCTCCTGTAACAAATCGGGCTATTCAAAACGGCTTGCGCGGTTACGGTTTCCCCTCACCAGATTGTAAACGGCGCGGCGGCGTCGGTTCGGAAGAGGGGAGACCATGAGACTCAGCATCAAGATATTGCTGTTCTGCCTGTTGGTGGGGATCGTCCCGCTGGCGGGCATGGCCGGCTACAGTTTGCGCACCGCGTCCGTGAGCCTGGAGGAGCAGTCCTTCAGCAAGCTCGTGTCGTTGCAGGAGGCCAAGTCCCACGAACTGGAGGGGCTGACCGACACCTGGAATCGGGACATCGTCATGTATTCCGAGGCCAAGTACGTGTACAGCGCCCTGGTCCGGCTGCGCGACATCGTTTTTTACGCGGCCAAGCCCGGGGTCCGCATGGACGTTTCCGACGAGGAATACGCCCACGCCCTGCGCATGGTCGCCCCGGATTTCGAGCCGTGGGTCAAGGTGCGCGGGTATGCCGACGCCCTGGTCCTGGACGACACCGGGCGCATCGTCTTCTCCCTGGCCAAGGGCAAGGAGCTGGGCGAGGACATCGCCAAGGGGCCGCTCTCGGGGAGCCGGTTGGTCGGGGCCTGGCAACGCGCCCTCAAGGGCGAGACCGTGTTCGTCGATTTTCATCCCTACGCTCCCCTGGACGGGCTGCCCTGCGCGTTCATCGCCGCTCCCATCCGGCGGCACGGCCAGGAGATCGAGGGCGTGGCCATGCTGCGCATCCCCATCGATTCCGTGAACAAGGTCATGCACACCCGCGCCGGGCTGGGCGAGACGGGCGAGGCCTACCTGGTCGGCCCGGACTCCCTGATGCGCTCGGACCTCCATTCCGACCCCGTGGCGCACAGCGTGGTCGCCTCCTTTGCCGATCCCCGCCGGGGGGCCATGCGCTCCGAGGCGGCGGAACTGGCCCTCAGGGGACAGAGCGGGCGCATGCAGGGCATGGATTATCGAGGCCGCGAGGTGCTGGCCGCCTATTCCCCGATCCCGGTGGGCGACACCGCCTGGGGCCTGGTGGGCAAGATCGACGCGGACGAGGCCCTGGACCCGGTGCGTCGGCTGCGCAACGCGGCCATGGTCGTGGGCGGCGGGTCCGTGGCGGCCATCATCCTGGTGACCCTGGTGTTCCTGCGCTTTACCCTGCTCAAGCCCCTGGACGGCCTCCGCCAGTACGCGGTGCGCGTGGCCGAAGGGGATCTGGACGCCCGGCCCGAGGGCGTGTTCAGGGGCGAGCTGGGGCAGGTGTCCGAGGCCATCGAGCGCATGGTCCGCAACCTGGGCGAGAAGATGCAGGAGGCCGAGGAGGCCTCCAGGCTGGCGAGCAGCCGCGCCGCCGAGGCCGAGGCGGCCATGGTCCGGGCCGACGGCGAGCGCAAGGCGCGCACGGACGCGGCCCGCGCCCAGCGCGAGGGCATGCTCCAGGCCGCGGGCATGCTGGAGAGCGTGGTGTCCGGCATGCGCGAGGCATCGTCCACGGTGAACAAGGAGTCGGACAGCATCATGGCCGGGGCCAACAGCCTGAGCGCGCGGGTGGAGTCCACCGCCACCTCCATGGAGCAGCTGGCCGGGTCCATCCGCGAGGTGGCCGAAAACGCCGAGACCGCGTCCAGGGACGCCGGGCACGCCCACGAGCGCGCCCGCGAGGGGTCCGAGGTGGTCCGCCGGACCGTGGAGTCCATCGCCGAGGTCCACACCATCACCGAAGCGCTCAAGAAGCAGGTGGCCAGCCTGGGGTCCAAGGCGGACTCCATCGGCAAGGTCATGAACGTCATTTCCGACATCGCGGACCAGACAAACCTCCTGGCGTTGAACGCGGCCATCGAGGCGGCCCGCGCGGGCGAGGCCGGTCGCGGCTTCGCCGTGGTCGCGGACGAGGTCCGCAAGCTGGCCGAAAAGACCATGGACGCCACCCGCGAGGTGGGCGGGTCCATCTCCGCCATCCAGTCCGACGTGCGCGAGAACATCAAGGGCATGGACAGCGCGGCCGGCAAGGTCGAGGTGGCCAACCGGCTGGCCGGGGAATCCGGCGCGGCCCTGAACGAGATCATGGAGTTTTTCGAGACCACCTCGCGCCAGGTGGAGGCCATCGCGGCCGCGTCCACCCAGCAGTCACAGGTGGGCGAGGAGATCAACAGGGCGGTGAGCGAAGTGGACGAGGTCTCCTCGCGCACCGCCGCCGCCGTGGCCCAGACCGGCGGGGCGATCACCGAGCTGACCGGTCAGATCGAGACCCTGTCCAAGCTCTACGGGCTGTTCATGCTCCTGGGCGAAGGCACGGTGCAGCGCCAGGTGGAGTCGTTGGCCAAGGCCCCGGACCTGATCCAGGGCAGGCCGTCGCAGCAGCTCGCCCTGCTGGCCAAGGTGGTGCGCGACAACCCCAGCCTGGAGATGGCCTGGATCACCGACACGCGCGGCATTCAGGTCACGGAGTACGCCACGGCCCACGGCGTGGTTCCGGGGGGCATCGGCGGCCCCGGGGCCAACTGGTCCGACCGCGACTGGTTCCGCGAACCCATGCGCACCGGTGAGAGCTTCATCTCGAATATCTATTATTCCGACACCATAGAGGATTACTGCCTGACCGTGGCCACGCCCGTGAAGGACAGGGAGGGGAATATTCTCTCCCTGCTGGCCGTGGACGTCCGGCACGGGACCCAGGCCGGGGAGCGGGTCTAGGCGGGTTCCCGGGCCGCGACTCGCAACCTTCGGGAAATCGTTACGGAGCGGTCATGTACGGGCAGGTGTGAGCGGTACTCTCCACGAAACAGGGAGTATCGCCATGATCTGGTTTTCGCACAAGAAGTATACGGCCGAGTTCTACGCAGCCGGTCTCGCCGATATGGTTCGGCTGGCGCGGCAGGGCACCCGGTTCATGACGCTGGTGGCCGGGGCGGCACTGCTGGTCATGACCGCAGCCAACGTCGGCGTGATCTACGGCCTGTAGCGGCGCAGGTAGACGAACAGGCCGACCACGGCGGCCAGCCCGAACCCCCAGGCCAGCCCGGTGACGGGCAGGGCGGGGCTTTCCTCCACCGCCTGCGGGGTGTTGACCACGCCCGCCTGTTCCGGGACCTGCAACCCGAACCGGGCCAGGGCCGTGCCGTCGAAGCGCAGGGACGGAGCCGTGGGCCGGGGGAGCATTTCCCTGACCGGTTCGCCGCCCAGGGCCCGGCGCACCAGGCCTGCGGCGTCGCGTCCCGCGTCCACGCCCGAAATCATCAGCCCGCCGACCACGCCGGAATCGGGCCAGGCGTCGCGCATGACGAACACCGGCGAGGCGATCTTCTCGCGGAACAGCGCTTCCAGCTGGCCGTCGCTCACCGGGGTCTCGTCCGGTTCCTCCGAATAATCCAGCAACAGCACCACGCCGTCCGACGGCACGCTGGCCAGGGTCTCGCCCAGCAGGTCGAGGTCCAGCTTGCGGTCGTTGCCCGGCTCGAAGCCGGGGAAGAGCACCTGGGCGCGGTCCGCGTACTTGCCCATGGCCTTGTTCGCGGCGTCCATGAGCGGGCGGGACTCCTCGGCGTTGTCGGCCACGGCCACCACAAGCCGGGTGGCGGGCCGCATGGCGAAGATGAGGTCCACACTGGCGGGGATGTCGTAGCCCATGGGGATGGCCGCGCAGTCGGTGCACAGGGCCATGTCCCCGGCGTCCGCCTCGGGCAGGGAGCAGGCCACCACCGGCGCGTTCGGGAAGAGGAGGGGGCCGTACTTGCGCGCAAAGGCGAAGGCG encodes:
- a CDS encoding methyl-accepting chemotaxis protein — translated: MRLSIKILLFCLLVGIVPLAGMAGYSLRTASVSLEEQSFSKLVSLQEAKSHELEGLTDTWNRDIVMYSEAKYVYSALVRLRDIVFYAAKPGVRMDVSDEEYAHALRMVAPDFEPWVKVRGYADALVLDDTGRIVFSLAKGKELGEDIAKGPLSGSRLVGAWQRALKGETVFVDFHPYAPLDGLPCAFIAAPIRRHGQEIEGVAMLRIPIDSVNKVMHTRAGLGETGEAYLVGPDSLMRSDLHSDPVAHSVVASFADPRRGAMRSEAAELALRGQSGRMQGMDYRGREVLAAYSPIPVGDTAWGLVGKIDADEALDPVRRLRNAAMVVGGGSVAAIILVTLVFLRFTLLKPLDGLRQYAVRVAEGDLDARPEGVFRGELGQVSEAIERMVRNLGEKMQEAEEASRLASSRAAEAEAAMVRADGERKARTDAARAQREGMLQAAGMLESVVSGMREASSTVNKESDSIMAGANSLSARVESTATSMEQLAGSIREVAENAETASRDAGHAHERAREGSEVVRRTVESIAEVHTITEALKKQVASLGSKADSIGKVMNVISDIADQTNLLALNAAIEAARAGEAGRGFAVVADEVRKLAEKTMDATREVGGSISAIQSDVRENIKGMDSAAGKVEVANRLAGESGAALNEIMEFFETTSRQVEAIAAASTQQSQVGEEINRAVSEVDEVSSRTAAAVAQTGGAITELTGQIETLSKLYGLFMLLGEGTVQRQVESLAKAPDLIQGRPSQQLALLAKVVRDNPSLEMAWITDTRGIQVTEYATAHGVVPGGIGGPGANWSDRDWFREPMRTGESFISNIYYSDTIEDYCLTVATPVKDREGNILSLLAVDVRHGTQAGERV
- a CDS encoding competence protein ComEC, coding for MRTDWLTDPLFLALALPALAASGLLVQMVLSLFRCCAAFKLRGRAVQLKWWMIPATSALCGLLWLLAALSVVYTS